One Phalacrocorax aristotelis chromosome 10, bGulAri2.1, whole genome shotgun sequence genomic region harbors:
- the GID4 gene encoding glucose-induced degradation protein 4 homolog: MPVRSERCRAGGAAGSASSSPSGAAASSLVPPPPINTAQPGVATSLLYSGAKFRGQQRSKGNAYEVEVVMQHVDMENSYLCGYLKIKGLTEEYPTLTTFFEGEIISKKHPFLTRKWDADEDVDRKHWGKFQAFYQYAKSFNSDDFDYEDLKNGDYVFMRWKEQFLVPDHTIKDISGASFAGFYYICFQKSAASIEGYYYHRSSEWYQSLNLTHVPEHSAPIYEFR, translated from the exons ATGCCGGTGAGAAGCGAACGGTGCCGTGCGGGTGGAGCGGCGGGATCGGCCTCTTCGTCACCCTCCGGAGCGGCCGCCAGTAGCCTGGTACCGCCGCCCCCCATCAACACGGCGCAGCCCGGCGTAGCCACCTCGCTGCTTTACAGCGGCGCCAAGTTCCGCGGGCAGCAGCGCAGCAAGGGCAATGCCTACGAGGTGGAGGTCGTCATGCAG CATGTGGATATGGAAAACTCCTATCTCTGTGGATACTTGAAGATTAAAGGCCTTACAGAG GAGTACCCAACCCTCACCACTTTCTTTGAAGGGGAAATAATCAGTAAAAAACACCCTTTCTTAACGCGCAAGTGGGATGCCGATGAAGATGTGGATCGTAAACACTGG ggGAAGTTCCAGGCTTTTTACCAGTATGCAAAATCATTTAACTCTGATGACTTTGATTATGAGGATCTGAAAAATGGGGACTATGTCTTCATGAGATGGAAG GAGCAGTTCCTAGTCCCAGATCACACTATCAAAGACATCAGCGGTGCTTCCTTTGCTGGTTTCTATTACATCTGTTTCCAGAAGTCAGCAGCATCTATAGAGGGCTATTACTACCATAGGAGTTCGGAATG gtATCAGTCATTGAATTTAACTCACGTTCCTGAGCACAGCGCTCCTATCTACGAATTCCGATGA
- the ATPAF2 gene encoding ATP synthase mitochondrial F1 complex assembly factor 2, which yields MWRGCYRLLRGRSLTAGLPRLPPAVGGGGPVGPGGGRSYAPPAERKRFYQNVSISQGEGGFEINLDHRKLKTPQAKLFTVPSEALAIAVATEWDSQKDTIKFYTMHLTTLCNTALDNPTQRNKMQLIRAAVKFLETDTVCYRVEEPAALAELQKNEWDPVVTWAEERYNVAIGSSTSILGPNIPASTKETFVSHLASYNMWALQGIEYVITQLKSLILSMGLIDRHITVEKAVLLSRLEEEYQIQRWGNVEWAHDYDLCELRARAAAGTLFVHLCSESSTVKHKLLQD from the exons ATGTGGCGCGGCTGTTACCGGCTGCTGCGAGGCCGCTCCCTGACCGCCGGCCTCCCCCGACTGCCTCCCGCTGTCGGCGGGGGCGGCCCGgtggggccgggcgggggccggAGCTACGCCCcacctgcag AGAGGAAGCGGTTTTACCAGAACGTGAGCATCTCACAAGGAGAAG GAGGCTTTGAAATAAACCTGGACCACCGGAAGCTGAAAACACCTCAGGCCAAGCTCTTCACTGTTCCCAGTGAGGCCTTGGCCATCGCAGTGGCAACAGAGTGGGACTCCCAGAAAGACACCATCAAGTTCTACACTATGCACCTG ACCACGCTGTGCAACACGGCACTGGACAATCCCACGCAGCGAAACAAAATGCAGCTGATCCGTGCAGCTGTGAAGTTCCTGGAGACTGACACTGTCTG CTACCGTGTGGAGGAGCCAGCTGCCttggcagagctgcagaagaatGAATGGGATCCCGTTGTCACCTGGGCTGAGGAAAG GTACAATGTGGCAATTGGCTCCTCGACCAGCATCCTGGGGCCAAACATCCCAGCCAGCACCAAGGAAACCTTTGTCAGCCATCTGGCATCTTACAACATGTGGGCCCTGCAAG GTATAGAATATGTAATCACCCAGCTGAAATCTCTGATTCTGTCCATGGGTCTGATTGACAGGCACATTACAGTAGAGAAAGCCGTGCTTCTGTCTCGCCTGGAGGAAGAATACCAG aTTCAACGGTGGGGCAACGTGGAGTGGGCCCACGACTATGATCTGTGCGAGCTGCGTGCTCGTGCAGCAGCTGGGACTCTCTTTGTTCACCTATGTTCGGAGAGCTCAACTGTAAAACACAAGCTGTTGCAGGACTGA